Sequence from the Gemmatimonadota bacterium genome:
AGCTCGCCGCCCGCGGCCTCCTTTACGGCTGCACCTGCACTCGCGCCGACCTCGGCACGCCGGGGCCCGACGGTGAACGCCACTATCCCGGCACCTGCCGCGGCCAGCCGATCGACCGGCCGGGGCGCACCGCGATCCGCGTGATGCTCCCCGACAACGAGACCACGGTCACCGATCTCCGCCTCGGCGAGCTGCATCAGCAGCCCGCGCGCGAGCATGGCGATCCGGTCATCCGCGATGCGCAGGGCCAGTGGACCTATCAGTTCTGTGTGGTGGTGGACGACCTGCGCCATGGTGTGAACCTGATCGTGCGCGGTGAGGACCTGATCACGTCGACCGGCAGGCAGTACGTGCTGGGCCAACTCCTGGGACGCACCGCATCGTTCGTCACCGTCCATCACCCGCTGCTGTATGCCGCCGACGGCAAGAAGCTCAGCAAGCGCGACCGGAGCGAAACGGTGCGCTCGATGCGGGAACGGGGGATGACGGCGGGAGAGGTGAGGGGCGAGGGGTGAGGGGTGAGGGGTGAGGGGGGACGTCATCCCGAACAACGTGAGGGATCTGCGTAGTGCTGTTACGCAGGTCCCTCGCTGCGCTCGGGATGACAGAATGTTCCCCCCTCACCCCTCACCCTGCGCGGCCACCGGCCGCGCCCCGTTCACCGTTCACCTCCCATAGATCATCCGATACATCGCCAGATTCCTGATCACCGCTCGCACATACCCGCGCGTCTCGTCATACGGAATGCGCTCCACGAAGATCTCGGCGTCTGCAATCGGTGCGCGGAGCTGATCTTTGGCGATGATGCCGCGGAGCGTTGCCTGGCTCCAGCGATCGACGCGGGTGCCGCCGGCGTTGTAGGCGGCGAGGGCGCGCTCCGGTTCGGGATAGCGACCGAGTGCGGTCGCGAAATGGCGCATCCCGAAGGCGAGGTTCACGTCGGGGACCCAGAGCAATGCGGCCTCGAATTCGGGAAAGCCGAGTGCCCGCCCGAGCGACGGCCCATTCGCGGGCATCATCTGCATCAGGCCGCGGGCGCCGGCGCCGGAGGTGGCGCGGGGCTCGAATCCGCTCTCCTGCCTGATCACTGACGCCGCGAGGAGCGGATCGACGCGTTCGCTCATTGCCGTTTCGCGGAGTCGCGTCTCGTAGGGGAGCGGGTAGATGAGTTGCCAGAGCGTGCCATCGCGCGGGGCACCGGCGGCGAGTGCACGCGAGGCCAACTGCGCGGCCCGCTGCGCATAGCCATACTCGGCAAAGGCCTCGGCCGCGCGCAGCAGCCCGTCGGCGCCGCTCGCGTTCGCGGCGAGCCGATCGAGCTCGTAGCCCGCCTCGGCGCCCATGGCGAGCGTGTCCAGCAGCGCTGCGCGTTCGAAGGCAGCGCGCATCGCCGAGTCCACGGGTGCCGGGTCGTGCGTCGGCGCCTCCCATGGGAGCGTGTCGAGCCGGGCCGCCGCACGGACCGCGTAATAGCTCTCGGGGCCGCGATCGAGCAGCTCGCGCAGCGCCGCCTTGCCGCCACTCGCATCACCCGTGAGCAGCAGCGCGCGGCCGCGCCAGTAGCGCAACGCGTCGCCGTTGACGCCGCTCGGGTTCCGCTCGGCGAGGCCGAGCTCGAGGTCGTGGACCGCCGTCGCCGGGTCTCCCGCCTCGATCGCCATCAGCGACGAGAGAATCAGCGACCGAGTGTACTGTGCACTCGACGGGTAGCGCGTGACCAACCGCCGGAACAGGGTCCGAGCCGAGTCGATCGCACCGCGATCGAGTGCGAGATCGCCGAGCAGGTAGAGGGCGTTGCTTGCCGCAAGGGTGTCGCGCGGAAAGCTGCGAATGGTACGCTCGAGCGCCGGTGTGGCATTGCGGTCGTTGCTGCGAAGCAACGCACGGGCGCCGTAGTAGGCGGCGTGGCCCGCCAGCGCCGGATCGGTGACGCCTCGAAACTGCGCCGCGGCATCGGGCCAGCGGCCGATATCACCCAGCGCCGTGCCGAAGCGCAGTCGGTCGGACGAGGTGAGCCTCCCAGTCTTGGCCGCCGCCGAATAGTGAGTGACTGCTTGCGCCGCGCGGCCGAGCGACGCCGCGCGCCGGGCGGCAAGCAGTCGCTGACCGCGATCGAGCGGTGGCTTCAGGAGATCGAGGAGATCGAGCGCCTCTCGGCTGGTCGCCGTGGTGGCATCGCCGGCCAACATCGCGAGCAGTTCGTCGCGCACGGCGAGCTTCGCGGACATATCGCGGGCGCTCTGCCAGCGGAGTCGGAGCGCGGTACCGCGCGCACCGAGCCTGGTGTAGGCGGTGATCGCCGCCGCGGTGTCGCCGCTGCGTTCCCGCGCTGTCGCCTCAATCCGCGGCACCCGCCCGGTGGCCCCCGGCAGCGTGAGCGAAGCATACAGCCGCATGCGGTCGGTCGAGTCCGTCGAAACCGCCGCCGCGCGGAGCGCCAGCCAGTCGCGGAGGGCAGGGAAGCGCTGCGCGGCATCGAGATAACGCGCCGCCGCCGAGTCGAGCACGTCGAGGCGGTCGTAGCCGCGCGCGAGCAGCAGGAGTCGCCGCCCCTGCTCGTCGGCGGTCCGATCGTTGGAATTCCCAGCAGCCGCGACGGTGGCATGGTTCACGGCATCGCGCGCCCGCCCCTCGCCGACTGCGGCCTCGGCCAGCAATCGTCGGCCGAGTCGATCATACCGGGCGTCGAGCCACGGCTCGCGTGCCAGCAGCTTCGTCACCGTCCCCCACCCCTGCCACGCCGCCGCCGCCTGCGCGGCGAGGATCACTGCATCTGGCGTGCGCGTCGACGGGTTGGCGAGGACTGGCCCAAGCAGCTGCGTCGTCCGCCATGGTCGCCCCGCGCGCAACGCCGCCTCCGCCTCAGTCAGTGGCGACTGCGCGGAGGCGGAGGTTGCGAGCAGAAACGTCAGCAGGAAGCGATGCATCCCCTAAGATACGATGATCGATGATCGTCCATCGATGATCGATCATCGACCATCGATCATCGCTCCTTTTCGGCCATCCCCTTCAACGCTTCACGAATCCGCGGCTCATCGAGTCGCCCGAGGATCGAGATCACGCGCCGACGCCGGGCGACGGGTTCCGTCTGGGACTCGGCGACGCTGAGCAGCCAGGTGACGTTGTCGCGGCCGCCCGCATTGCCGAGGGCACTGATGAGGGCATCCCGTTCACGATCGGTGCTGAGCGACGGATAGAGCTCGCGGAGCAGCCGGTAATCGGCGCCCGTGGCGTAGTCGCCGCCGAGACCCTGGATCGCGAGGACACGCAGTTCGTCGGTCAGGTCGCTGCGCCGAACTGCCTCGCGGGTGAACTGCCGTGCGCGCGGGTCCCCTGATCGCGTCAGCGACGCGAAGGCCTGCCGGGCGAGCCATGGATCGCTCTCGCGCGAGAAGG
This genomic interval carries:
- a CDS encoding tRNA glutamyl-Q(34) synthetase GluQRS, giving the protein MSHGPTPGELSSLLQRLKDARLGGSVALGLPAGELVTRFAPSPTGELHHGHVLHAAWVWGVAEAVRARLVVRMEDHDRSRCTPGFERSILEDLAWLGYTTTDPSLESLSRRPSPYRQSDVPHRYQAAFDQLAARGLLYGCTCTRADLGTPGPDGERHYPGTCRGQPIDRPGRTAIRVMLPDNETTVTDLRLGELHQQPAREHGDPVIRDAQGQWTYQFCVVVDDLRHGVNLIVRGEDLITSTGRQYVLGQLLGRTASFVTVHHPLLYAADGKKLSKRDRSETVRSMRERGMTAGEVRGEG
- a CDS encoding transglycosylase SLT domain-containing protein — translated: MHRFLLTFLLATSASAQSPLTEAEAALRAGRPWRTTQLLGPVLANPSTRTPDAVILAAQAAAAWQGWGTVTKLLAREPWLDARYDRLGRRLLAEAAVGEGRARDAVNHATVAAAGNSNDRTADEQGRRLLLLARGYDRLDVLDSAAARYLDAAQRFPALRDWLALRAAAVSTDSTDRMRLYASLTLPGATGRVPRIEATARERSGDTAAAITAYTRLGARGTALRLRWQSARDMSAKLAVRDELLAMLAGDATTATSREALDLLDLLKPPLDRGQRLLAARRAASLGRAAQAVTHYSAAAKTGRLTSSDRLRFGTALGDIGRWPDAAAQFRGVTDPALAGHAAYYGARALLRSNDRNATPALERTIRSFPRDTLAASNALYLLGDLALDRGAIDSARTLFRRLVTRYPSSAQYTRSLILSSLMAIEAGDPATAVHDLELGLAERNPSGVNGDALRYWRGRALLLTGDASGGKAALRELLDRGPESYYAVRAAARLDTLPWEAPTHDPAPVDSAMRAAFERAALLDTLAMGAEAGYELDRLAANASGADGLLRAAEAFAEYGYAQRAAQLASRALAAGAPRDGTLWQLIYPLPYETRLRETAMSERVDPLLAASVIRQESGFEPRATSGAGARGLMQMMPANGPSLGRALGFPEFEAALLWVPDVNLAFGMRHFATALGRYPEPERALAAYNAGGTRVDRWSQATLRGIIAKDQLRAPIADAEIFVERIPYDETRGYVRAVIRNLAMYRMIYGR